In Pseudochaenichthys georgianus chromosome 6, fPseGeo1.2, whole genome shotgun sequence, a single window of DNA contains:
- the LOC117448109 gene encoding DNA polymerase III PolC-type-like, translated as MAWPDTIVFFKLETTGLVTKSCHIVQLAASCEDCTPFNLYILPGIPIGDKATKVNGLTVSYGRLLLHGEPVSTVSLYHSLKSFIQYLDSFPGPVLLAAHNAWRFDQIVLMRVLRKFFLLEQFKQVVSGFVDTLPLSKKLHPQLDCFKQPCLGRYFLGRKYNAHNAVEKAEQLEELFWNYWEPDNDDIEEFTDWI; from the exons GGATTAG TCACTAAATCGTGTCACATCGTCCAGTTGGCGGCCAGCTGTGAAGATTGTACCCCCTTCAACCTCTACATCCTCCCCGGCATCCCCATCGGAGACAAAGCTACAAAAGTGAACGGCCTCACCGTCAGTTATGGCCGCCTGTTACTCCACGGAGAGCCTGTGAGCACTGTGTCACTTTACCATTctttaaaatccttcatccagtACCTTGACAGCTTCCCCGGCCCCGTGCTGCTGGCGGCCCACAACGCATGGAGATTTGATCAAATTGTGCTCATGAGAGTGCTGAGGAAGTTCTTTCTCCTTGAGCAGTTCAAACAGGTGGTGTCTGGGTTTGTGGATACCTTACCGCTGAGCAAGAAGCTCCATCCTCAACTGGATTGTTTTAAGCAGCCGTGCCTGGGCCGCTACTTCCTGGGAAGGAAATACAATGCCCATAATGCAGTGGAGAAGGCCGAACAGCTGGAAGAGCTGTTTTGGAATTATTGGGAACCAGACAATGATGACATCGAGGAGTTCACCGACTGGATCTAA